One genomic segment of Dysosmobacter sp. Marseille-Q4140 includes these proteins:
- a CDS encoding sugar phosphate isomerase/epimerase, which produces MSGYKFGTYDFCYPVIGPAAFELAGAAGYDGVCICDLGGAKRNFPLLQKRIQEMYLEAARQYGVTIQGYQLLQMNHPKQRYEHFSPGSPEGELGRLSVSRAAEICAAMRIPFVKIETTGMFDGDDKRNVLENYKAYARICEDAGIRLLIETDMTLTRLCDFLDSVGHGLRACVDTSDILRYGTGDPAQVITSLGRERIGLVQMKDSRMNRYGYITARSDLAAPLGQGDSRLEEAARAVRDIGYDGWIFAKSVVYLDGFAGQDYIALGKSDVAALRRAYLS; this is translated from the coding sequence ATGAGCGGATATAAATTCGGCACATACGATTTTTGCTATCCGGTGATCGGACCGGCCGCCTTTGAGCTGGCCGGCGCCGCCGGATACGACGGCGTCTGCATCTGCGACCTGGGCGGCGCCAAGCGCAACTTCCCCCTTCTGCAAAAGCGGATCCAGGAGATGTACCTGGAGGCGGCCCGGCAGTACGGCGTGACGATCCAGGGCTACCAGCTGCTCCAGATGAACCACCCCAAGCAGCGCTATGAGCATTTCAGCCCCGGCTCCCCGGAGGGCGAGCTGGGCCGGCTGAGCGTTTCCAGGGCCGCGGAGATCTGCGCGGCCATGAGGATCCCCTTCGTCAAGATCGAGACCACGGGGATGTTCGACGGCGACGACAAGCGCAACGTCCTGGAAAACTACAAGGCCTACGCCCGCATCTGTGAGGACGCCGGCATCCGGCTGCTGATCGAGACGGATATGACCCTGACGCGGCTGTGCGATTTTCTCGACAGCGTGGGCCACGGCCTCAGGGCCTGCGTGGACACCAGCGACATCCTGCGCTACGGCACCGGTGATCCGGCCCAGGTCATCACCTCCCTGGGCCGGGAGCGGATCGGTCTGGTCCAGATGAAGGACAGCCGCATGAACCGCTACGGCTACATCACCGCCCGGAGCGACCTGGCCGCACCTCTGGGCCAGGGGGACTCCAGGCTGGAGGAGGCCGCCCGGGCCGTTCGGGACATCGGCTACGACGGCTGGATCTTCGCCAAGAGCGTGGTGTATCTGGACGGCTTCGCGGGACAGGACTACATCGCCCTGGGCAAGAGCGACGTGGCCGCGCTGCGCAGGGCCTATCTCAGCTGA
- a CDS encoding sugar phosphate isomerase/epimerase — protein MSKLQYKFGTFDFCYPFPGPPAIRLAGEAGFDGICIGDLYGCEKNYPLNQKCIQQQYLEASRKYNVSLEVFQLFSMSNLRGRYDHFDPDSREAEKGRTAVRRAAEACEAMGIPRIMIGTTVIRDANERNNIKENFKEYVKICAQHGVRLTIENDMTVEQLIPFLDEVGHGLKACFDTNNPIFYGTGYSPDMIRALGRDRIDHFHMKESRANEFGVLTRKEELVTVLGEGDSHFAEAVDAIHDIGFQGWIFAETFYFFKGFQGRDYVEIGKHTLRNLRRAYLDAQ, from the coding sequence ATGAGTAAATTGCAGTACAAGTTTGGCACCTTCGATTTCTGCTACCCCTTCCCCGGCCCGCCGGCCATCCGGCTGGCCGGCGAGGCGGGGTTTGACGGGATCTGCATCGGCGATCTCTACGGGTGCGAGAAAAATTATCCGCTGAACCAGAAGTGTATTCAGCAGCAGTATCTGGAGGCGTCCAGAAAGTACAACGTCTCCCTGGAAGTCTTTCAGCTGTTCAGCATGAGCAACCTGCGCGGCCGCTACGACCACTTCGACCCCGACAGCCGGGAGGCCGAAAAGGGCCGCACCGCCGTCCGCAGGGCCGCCGAGGCCTGCGAGGCCATGGGCATCCCCCGCATCATGATCGGCACCACGGTGATCCGCGACGCCAACGAGCGCAACAACATCAAGGAGAACTTCAAGGAGTACGTGAAGATCTGCGCCCAGCACGGCGTCCGCCTCACCATCGAAAACGACATGACCGTGGAGCAGCTGATCCCCTTCCTGGACGAGGTGGGTCACGGTCTCAAGGCCTGCTTCGACACCAACAACCCCATCTTCTACGGCACGGGGTACTCCCCCGACATGATCCGCGCCCTTGGAAGGGACCGCATCGACCACTTCCACATGAAGGAGAGCCGGGCCAACGAGTTCGGCGTCCTCACCCGGAAGGAGGAGCTGGTGACGGTGCTGGGCGAGGGTGACTCCCACTTCGCCGAGGCCGTGGACGCCATCCACGACATCGGCTTTCAGGGCTGGATCTTCGCCGAGACATTCTACTTCTTCAAAGGCTTCCAGGGCCGGGACTATGTGGAGATCGGAAAGCACACCCTCCGCAACCTGCGCCGGGCCTATCTGGACGCCCAGTGA
- a CDS encoding BlaI/MecI/CopY family transcriptional regulator, with the protein MSVNLSDSEWKLMNRLWQSAPRTITELTAAVKDETGWSKNTVITMLGRLEAKGAVRHQEGGRARLYFPAVDRGAAARAETESFLSKVYGGSLGLMVSNLVETRALTAADIAELAAILERAGGDGR; encoded by the coding sequence GTGTCTGTCAATCTCTCTGACAGCGAGTGGAAGCTGATGAACCGGCTGTGGCAGTCCGCGCCCCGGACCATCACGGAGCTGACCGCGGCGGTGAAGGACGAGACCGGCTGGAGCAAGAATACCGTCATCACCATGCTGGGCCGGCTGGAGGCCAAGGGAGCCGTCCGCCACCAGGAGGGCGGCCGGGCCCGGCTGTATTTCCCCGCCGTGGACCGCGGCGCCGCCGCCCGGGCGGAGACGGAGAGTTTCCTCTCCAAGGTCTACGGCGGATCCCTGGGACTGATGGTGTCCAACCTGGTGGAGACGAGGGCCCTGACTGCGGCGGACATCGCGGAGCTGGCCGCCATTTTGGAGCGTGCGGGAGGTGACGGAAGATGA
- a CDS encoding M56 family metallopeptidase, whose product MKEILLTSSALILALLVLRLLFRNRISRRVQYALWLLVLARLLIPASLPEAEFSLLAAAEPVVQQLEVERALYLSPVRETVIGPEGGEILNSTPAPNAPLAVGQSSPDNTRVFTDGSDVIHEVEYARQVDLADLLRWVWYGGMAVMAVWLLAVNLRFSCKLRKARTPYSVEGCKYPVYLVETGLASPCLFGLLRPAIYLTPAAAAPERLRHVTAHESAHARHLDPLWALLRGVCLSVYWFDPLVWLAAAVSKTDGELACDEAALAALGPGERVSYGQTLLALIPVRRGPGAPLLSATTMTAGKRQLRDRVARIAEDRQTRSAAVLAVLALAAGICAVTFTGADSSAGFRSLTSQELDWFNQEWFNQDEALCLPNQFLTSLYDAPEEIDLYQLFYNGTGETEGVDEAERQMAAEAAGGDPGTDLIKVSADGADAVLEQYAGLTLSRTREVGLDQFAYLESTDAYYDFHGDTNALTVTFSAGERRGDTVRLYYDAYGSFLGDQLVDSWACVTLEEQADGSYHFVSHRLCDMPAIPTAYPAWDPALTLPVSDLTAYEPQAAAVSVRTGDLDEGLDFYLWDQVTVEIYRATDGSVLASYAPVSSLLDAVYDGEKRCFFTFPGEEGITLGGFRDVLGYDGVVISYPDQLPGSSETVTVSDYYIFDDGLFSGGGPALLARVYGTASYIDLDGDGQMELCASSGSTAQVFFRRGGRLYQADLTALLGEAWPEAEQLAFDSWDAAGRFLPLWADVPIPGADSRSGTAFRWLFFDGDRFLVYRDERTYTDHVAEDVDIPAEVLERCKIYVRGLYETPEEGFLLVDGEFEPAPVVYDDWRILSVDGPYYEETAGLLVEIWRLNCQLHTTTPDAVVLAGSRYMTEDGWVSAGYPDSDYFYFRVEEHGGLTYLFHESRPVGTPGTELFRSDLINTLSDLGILSLAYLPGQTLLEMLEVQRAAFLERLGQHAVWEQAQAIAALAQAAASAREQFETCASEMEAETLSAQAQRAWAALCTAVDSWTASGGSILTNSRLGLSLQAPAGWEELAEVYSGGSSDTPVQVFSLYERTAHGQSPGMGLVWNLSAFTRESFEHNWPGADGSGVLGASSYLIGSDEAYLYLLSTPTDVQFLEEDLNSCVAYATLKAQSQQVLEDFLVRNDIAPNPLCPDADGCYRYTGALIVTPEKPVEEADPAAPAEELTDGAIRAALLADYARVNPAQETEDSLVYQTEAHRVLAREESSETCTVYLTAWRATFTLTDGRYDMAGGDRIPTALTFTWDGGAWRLTEYWTPGDGASYGRDLREKFPPEAAEQELDADAVTAIADELMEQCRQDAVKHFTALTGSVPAAAFQPSDVEFSGQALESYADEMTYDERLEWAADTGIPQGTAFVSTGRYLEGQNCLAALGQWVGTPHADQYSLCLRFPDGTMADLPLPRSNEVNIARPDTMEFTGGTFVYTVTFSDLAVTNEGQTLLHLAGTYCYEVDLAARTVSLTVLES is encoded by the coding sequence ATGAAGGAGATTTTGCTGACCTCCTCTGCACTGATCCTGGCGCTGCTGGTGCTGCGGCTGCTCTTCCGGAACCGGATCTCCCGTCGGGTCCAGTACGCCCTGTGGCTGCTGGTGCTGGCGCGGCTGCTGATCCCCGCCAGCCTGCCGGAGGCGGAGTTCTCCCTGCTGGCCGCGGCGGAGCCGGTGGTGCAGCAGTTGGAGGTGGAGCGTGCGCTTTATCTCTCCCCTGTTCGGGAGACCGTGATCGGGCCCGAGGGGGGCGAGATCCTGAACAGCACCCCCGCGCCCAACGCCCCTCTGGCTGTCGGTCAGTCCTCCCCGGACAACACCCGTGTGTTCACAGACGGCAGCGACGTCATCCACGAGGTGGAATACGCGCGGCAGGTGGACCTTGCCGACTTGCTGCGCTGGGTGTGGTACGGCGGCATGGCGGTCATGGCGGTTTGGCTGTTGGCTGTCAACCTGCGCTTCAGCTGCAAACTTCGTAAAGCAAGAACGCCTTACAGTGTTGAGGGCTGTAAATACCCCGTGTACCTGGTGGAGACGGGCCTGGCTTCCCCTTGCCTGTTCGGCCTGCTGCGGCCGGCCATCTATCTCACCCCCGCCGCGGCCGCGCCGGAGCGGCTGCGCCACGTGACCGCCCACGAGAGCGCCCACGCCCGGCACCTGGACCCCCTGTGGGCCCTTCTGCGGGGAGTGTGCCTGAGCGTGTACTGGTTTGACCCGCTGGTGTGGCTGGCGGCGGCGGTCTCCAAGACCGACGGGGAGCTGGCCTGCGACGAGGCGGCCCTGGCGGCTCTGGGCCCCGGGGAGCGGGTGTCCTACGGTCAGACCCTGCTGGCTTTGATCCCGGTGCGCCGGGGGCCCGGCGCACCGCTGCTCTCCGCCACCACCATGACGGCGGGAAAGCGGCAGCTGCGGGACCGGGTGGCCCGGATCGCGGAGGACCGCCAGACCCGCTCGGCGGCCGTGCTGGCTGTGCTGGCCCTGGCGGCGGGCATCTGCGCCGTGACCTTCACCGGCGCCGACAGCAGCGCGGGGTTCCGGTCCCTGACCAGCCAGGAGCTGGACTGGTTTAACCAGGAGTGGTTCAATCAGGACGAGGCCCTTTGCCTTCCCAACCAATTCCTCACTTCCCTGTACGACGCCCCGGAGGAGATCGACCTCTACCAGCTGTTCTACAACGGCACCGGCGAGACCGAGGGTGTGGACGAGGCGGAGCGGCAGATGGCGGCGGAGGCCGCCGGCGGTGATCCCGGCACGGACCTCATCAAGGTCTCCGCAGACGGGGCCGACGCGGTGCTGGAGCAGTACGCCGGGCTGACCCTCTCCCGGACCCGGGAGGTGGGGCTGGACCAGTTTGCCTATCTGGAGAGCACCGACGCCTACTACGATTTTCACGGCGACACCAACGCCCTGACGGTGACCTTCTCCGCCGGAGAGCGGCGGGGCGACACCGTCCGCCTCTACTACGACGCCTACGGGTCCTTCCTGGGCGATCAGCTGGTGGACAGCTGGGCCTGCGTCACCCTGGAGGAGCAGGCCGACGGCAGCTATCACTTCGTCTCCCACCGGCTGTGCGATATGCCCGCCATCCCCACGGCCTACCCAGCCTGGGACCCGGCGCTGACACTGCCGGTGTCGGACCTCACGGCCTATGAGCCCCAGGCGGCCGCGGTGAGCGTACGCACCGGGGACCTGGACGAGGGACTGGACTTCTACCTGTGGGACCAGGTGACGGTGGAGATCTACCGCGCCACCGACGGCAGCGTCCTCGCTTCCTATGCCCCCGTCTCCTCCCTGCTGGACGCGGTGTACGACGGGGAAAAGCGCTGCTTCTTCACCTTCCCGGGTGAGGAGGGCATCACCCTGGGCGGTTTCCGGGACGTGCTGGGCTACGACGGTGTGGTGATCTCCTACCCCGACCAGCTGCCGGGGAGCAGTGAGACCGTCACCGTCAGCGATTACTATATCTTTGACGACGGCCTCTTCTCCGGCGGTGGGCCCGCCCTGCTGGCGCGGGTCTACGGCACCGCCTCCTACATCGATCTGGACGGCGACGGCCAGATGGAGCTGTGCGCCTCCTCCGGCTCCACGGCCCAGGTGTTCTTCCGCCGCGGCGGCAGGCTGTATCAGGCGGATCTGACGGCCCTGCTGGGCGAGGCCTGGCCCGAGGCGGAGCAGCTGGCCTTTGACAGCTGGGATGCCGCCGGGCGGTTCCTGCCCCTTTGGGCCGACGTACCCATTCCCGGCGCGGACAGCCGCAGCGGCACTGCCTTCCGCTGGCTGTTCTTTGACGGGGACCGCTTCCTGGTCTACCGGGACGAGCGGACCTATACGGACCATGTGGCCGAGGACGTGGACATTCCGGCGGAGGTGCTGGAGCGGTGCAAAATCTATGTCAGGGGCCTCTACGAGACGCCGGAGGAGGGCTTTTTGCTGGTGGACGGCGAGTTCGAACCCGCGCCGGTGGTGTACGACGACTGGCGCATCCTGTCCGTGGACGGCCCTTACTATGAGGAGACGGCGGGGCTGCTGGTGGAGATCTGGCGGCTGAACTGCCAGCTCCACACCACCACGCCGGACGCGGTGGTGCTGGCGGGCAGCCGCTACATGACCGAGGACGGCTGGGTCAGCGCCGGGTATCCCGACAGCGACTACTTCTACTTCCGGGTGGAGGAGCACGGCGGATTGACCTATCTGTTCCACGAGTCCCGGCCGGTGGGGACCCCCGGCACGGAGCTGTTCCGCTCCGACCTCATCAACACCCTCTCGGATCTGGGCATTTTGTCCCTGGCGTATCTGCCGGGTCAGACCCTGCTGGAGATGCTGGAGGTCCAGCGCGCCGCCTTCCTGGAGCGGCTGGGCCAGCATGCCGTGTGGGAACAGGCTCAGGCCATCGCCGCCCTGGCACAGGCCGCCGCGTCGGCCCGGGAACAGTTTGAGACCTGCGCCTCGGAGATGGAGGCGGAGACGCTGTCGGCACAGGCGCAAAGAGCGTGGGCGGCTCTCTGCACTGCTGTGGACAGCTGGACGGCATCCGGCGGCAGTATCCTGACCAACTCCCGGCTGGGCCTCTCCCTTCAGGCGCCCGCCGGCTGGGAGGAGCTGGCGGAGGTCTACTCCGGCGGTTCCTCCGATACGCCGGTCCAGGTGTTCTCCCTCTATGAGCGGACGGCCCACGGGCAGAGCCCGGGCATGGGGCTGGTGTGGAACCTGTCGGCCTTTACCCGGGAGTCCTTTGAACACAACTGGCCCGGTGCCGACGGCTCCGGGGTCCTGGGGGCCTCCAGCTATCTCATCGGCTCCGACGAGGCGTATCTGTACCTGCTCTCCACCCCCACGGACGTGCAGTTCCTGGAGGAGGATCTGAACAGCTGCGTGGCCTACGCCACCCTGAAGGCCCAGTCCCAGCAGGTGCTGGAGGACTTCCTGGTCCGCAATGACATCGCCCCCAATCCCCTCTGCCCTGACGCCGACGGCTGCTACCGCTACACCGGCGCCCTGATCGTCACCCCGGAGAAGCCCGTGGAGGAGGCGGATCCCGCCGCTCCCGCGGAGGAGCTGACGGACGGCGCCATCCGCGCGGCGCTGCTGGCGGATTACGCCCGGGTCAATCCGGCCCAGGAGACGGAGGACTCCCTGGTCTACCAGACCGAGGCCCACCGGGTCCTGGCCCGGGAGGAGAGCAGCGAGACCTGCACCGTGTATCTCACGGCCTGGCGCGCCACCTTTACCTTGACCGACGGCCGGTATGACATGGCCGGCGGCGACCGCATCCCCACCGCCCTGACCTTCACCTGGGACGGCGGGGCCTGGCGGCTGACGGAGTACTGGACCCCCGGCGACGGGGCGTCCTATGGCCGGGACCTGCGGGAGAAGTTCCCCCCGGAGGCCGCCGAGCAGGAGCTGGACGCCGACGCCGTGACGGCCATCGCGGACGAGCTGATGGAGCAGTGCCGGCAAGACGCCGTGAAGCATTTCACCGCCCTCACCGGCTCCGTGCCCGCCGCGGCCTTCCAGCCCTCGGACGTGGAGTTTTCCGGGCAGGCCCTGGAGTCCTATGCCGACGAGATGACCTACGACGAGCGGCTGGAGTGGGCGGCGGACACCGGGATCCCCCAGGGCACGGCCTTCGTCTCCACCGGGCGGTATCTGGAGGGCCAGAACTGCCTGGCCGCCCTGGGCCAGTGGGTGGGCACGCCCCACGCGGACCAGTACAGCCTGTGCCTGCGCTTTCCCGACGGGACCATGGCGGATCTGCCCCTGCCCCGGTCCAACGAGGTGAACATTGCCAGGCCGGACACCATGGAGTTCACCGGCGGGACCTTCGTCTACACCGTCACCTTCTCCGACCTGGCGGTGACCAACGAGGGGCAGACCCTGCTCCACCTGGCGGGCACCTACTGCTATGAGGTGGACCTGGCCGCCCGGACCGTCTCCCTGACGGTGCTGGAGAGCTGA
- a CDS encoding rhodanese-like domain-containing protein, which translates to MEQLLLLAAVICFGAAVLKFAGNRFRTAEHRDAAPAKNREPWRTVPIQEAAPLLAAENAVILDVRTQEEFDQGHLAGAVCLPVETLTDGDLTVLLPDKHAPLVVYCRTGHRSAEAAQILSELGYEDITDLAGGILAWDGETVTD; encoded by the coding sequence ATGGAACAGCTGTTGCTGCTGGCCGCCGTGATCTGCTTCGGCGCGGCCGTTTTGAAATTTGCCGGAAACCGCTTCCGCACCGCCGAGCACCGGGACGCCGCCCCGGCGAAAAACCGGGAGCCCTGGCGCACCGTCCCCATTCAGGAGGCCGCTCCCCTGCTGGCGGCGGAAAACGCCGTGATCCTGGACGTGCGGACCCAGGAGGAGTTCGACCAGGGCCATCTGGCCGGGGCCGTGTGCCTGCCGGTGGAGACCCTGACGGACGGGGACCTGACCGTCCTGCTGCCGGACAAGCACGCGCCGCTGGTGGTCTACTGCCGCACAGGCCACCGCAGCGCCGAGGCAGCCCAGATCCTCTCGGAGCTGGGCTACGAGGACATCACGGACCTCGCCGGCGGCATCCTGGCCTGGGACGGGGAGACCGTCACCGACTGA
- a CDS encoding MBOAT family protein codes for MVFSSLTFLFAYLPLTLLVYFVSPLRWRNLVLLVVSLIFYGWGEPVYITIMVLSILIDYSHGLLVEKYRHNDKKARWFVAQSVIFNLLLLGFFKYGTFLAENLYLLTGIQIPQSVTVAGLTIPLLGIPLPIGISFYTFQTMSYTIDVYRRDAPVQRNMVDFGAFVTMFPQLIAGPIVRYKTVAAELNRRTHASEQFALGARRFCVGLAKKVLLANAVGKLWDECLAAQGAGTLTAAAGWLGLVAFGFQIYFDFSGYSDMAIGLGRMFGFTFCENFDHPYCAASVTEFWRRWHMSLTTWFREYLYIPLGGNRCGAARTLRNILIVWLCTGFWHGASWNFVLWGLYFAAWLILEKYVFRGLLERTPAAVRHLYTLLVVLVGWGLFAMEDLSICGSYLAACFGAGDLWSAADGFRLRSYGLTLVVLALASTPWGGRLWAKLPKKAELIAAPVLMLAALVLSTAYLVDGSYNPFLYFRF; via the coding sequence ATGGTTTTCAGCAGTCTGACCTTTTTATTCGCCTACCTGCCGCTGACGCTGCTGGTGTACTTTGTCTCGCCGCTGCGGTGGCGCAACCTGGTGTTGCTGGTGGTCAGCCTGATCTTCTACGGCTGGGGAGAGCCGGTGTACATCACCATCATGGTCCTCTCCATCCTCATCGACTACTCCCACGGCCTGTTGGTGGAGAAGTACCGCCACAACGACAAAAAAGCCCGGTGGTTCGTGGCCCAGTCGGTGATCTTCAACCTCTTGCTGCTGGGCTTTTTCAAGTACGGGACCTTCCTGGCGGAGAACCTGTACCTGCTCACCGGCATCCAGATCCCCCAGAGCGTCACCGTGGCGGGGCTGACGATCCCGCTGCTGGGTATCCCGCTGCCCATCGGCATTTCCTTTTACACCTTCCAGACCATGAGCTACACCATCGACGTCTACCGCCGCGACGCCCCGGTGCAGCGGAACATGGTGGATTTCGGTGCCTTCGTCACCATGTTCCCCCAGCTGATCGCAGGCCCCATCGTCCGCTACAAGACCGTGGCGGCGGAGCTCAACCGCAGGACCCACGCCTCGGAGCAGTTCGCCCTGGGGGCCAGGCGCTTTTGCGTGGGCCTTGCCAAGAAGGTGCTGCTGGCCAACGCCGTGGGCAAGCTCTGGGACGAGTGCCTGGCGGCCCAGGGGGCCGGGACGCTGACCGCGGCGGCGGGCTGGCTGGGCCTCGTGGCCTTCGGCTTTCAGATCTACTTCGACTTCTCCGGCTACTCCGACATGGCCATCGGCCTGGGGCGGATGTTCGGCTTCACCTTCTGCGAGAACTTCGACCACCCCTACTGCGCCGCCTCCGTGACGGAGTTCTGGCGGCGGTGGCACATGTCGCTCACCACCTGGTTCCGGGAGTACCTGTATATCCCCCTGGGGGGCAACCGGTGCGGCGCGGCCAGGACGCTGCGCAACATCCTGATCGTGTGGCTTTGCACCGGCTTCTGGCACGGGGCCAGCTGGAACTTCGTACTGTGGGGCCTGTACTTTGCCGCCTGGCTGATTTTGGAGAAATACGTGTTCCGCGGCTTGCTGGAGCGGACCCCGGCGGCGGTGCGGCATCTCTACACGCTGCTGGTGGTGCTGGTGGGCTGGGGCCTCTTCGCCATGGAGGACCTGAGCATCTGCGGCAGTTACCTCGCCGCCTGCTTCGGCGCCGGGGACCTCTGGAGCGCCGCCGACGGCTTCCGCCTGCGCAGCTACGGCCTGACCTTGGTCGTGCTGGCCCTGGCGTCCACGCCCTGGGGCGGGCGCCTGTGGGCAAAGCTGCCCAAAAAGGCGGAGCTGATCGCCGCACCGGTCCTCATGCTGGCGGCCCTGGTGCTCTCCACCGCGTATCTGGTGGACGGCAGCTACAATCCCTTCCTGTATTTCCGGTTCTAA
- a CDS encoding DUF4358 domain-containing protein has translation MKRMTLFLLALSITVGLLAACGSKTDESGAAGTDVDLEALYNGWAETYNWTEDAQSGGENTLLLMNVEGETLEGYYPGLSELATKQLVAKAPMISTVVNEIVLVQCETEADAAKAAAILQERSDAQAEGGAFYPESLEAWGRATVLQQGTYVALIASSEHQEDLETSFNEQFA, from the coding sequence ATGAAAAGAATGACCCTGTTCCTGCTGGCCCTGTCCATAACGGTGGGCCTGCTGGCCGCCTGCGGCAGCAAGACCGACGAGTCCGGCGCCGCCGGCACCGACGTGGACCTGGAGGCCCTTTACAATGGCTGGGCCGAGACGTACAATTGGACTGAGGACGCCCAGAGCGGCGGGGAGAACACTCTGCTGCTGATGAACGTGGAGGGGGAGACCCTGGAGGGCTATTACCCCGGCCTGTCCGAGCTGGCCACAAAGCAGCTGGTGGCCAAGGCGCCCATGATCAGCACCGTGGTCAATGAGATCGTGCTGGTCCAGTGCGAGACCGAGGCCGACGCCGCCAAGGCCGCCGCCATCCTCCAGGAGCGCTCCGACGCCCAGGCCGAGGGCGGCGCCTTCTACCCCGAGTCCCTGGAGGCCTGGGGCCGGGCCACCGTGCTCCAGCAGGGCACCTATGTGGCCCTGATCGCCTCCTCCGAGCACCAGGAGGACCTGGAGACCTCTTTCAACGAGCAGTTCGCCTGA
- a CDS encoding threonine aldolase: MHSFRNDYSEGAHPAILEALTETNLTQTVGYCLDPHCAAAADTIRRLTAAPEADVHFLVGGTQVNLITIAAHLAPYEAVIAAHTGHVNVHETGAIEATGHKVCTAYAPDGKLTPELVESVLAQHNGTEHMVAPKLVYISDTTEIGTIYTRAELAALRRCCDSHGLFLYLDGARLGSALTAEGNDLTLPDLASLTDAFTIGGTKNGALFGEALILARPHDHFRWHMKQRGAVLAKGRLLGIQFEALLKDGLYFDLGRHANALAVRLRDGMAAVGVPFPVHSPSNQQFPVLPNGAVAALEAKGYGFEADHAVDEEHTCVRFVTSWATPPEAVEQLLADLGEILSEN, from the coding sequence ATGCACAGCTTTCGCAACGATTACAGCGAGGGGGCCCATCCCGCCATCCTGGAAGCCCTGACCGAAACCAACCTGACCCAGACCGTGGGCTACTGCCTGGACCCCCACTGCGCCGCTGCGGCGGACACCATCCGCCGCCTCACCGCCGCGCCGGAGGCCGACGTCCACTTCCTGGTGGGCGGCACCCAGGTGAACCTCATCACCATCGCCGCGCATCTTGCGCCCTACGAGGCGGTGATCGCCGCCCACACCGGCCACGTCAACGTCCACGAGACCGGCGCCATCGAGGCCACCGGCCACAAGGTCTGCACCGCCTACGCCCCCGACGGCAAGCTGACGCCGGAACTGGTGGAGTCCGTTCTGGCGCAGCACAACGGCACGGAGCACATGGTCGCGCCCAAGCTGGTCTACATCTCCGACACCACGGAGATCGGCACCATCTACACCAGGGCGGAGCTGGCGGCCCTGCGCCGCTGCTGCGACAGCCACGGCCTCTTCCTCTATCTGGACGGCGCCCGGCTAGGCTCGGCGCTCACGGCGGAGGGCAATGACCTGACGCTGCCGGATCTGGCGTCCCTGACCGACGCCTTCACCATCGGCGGCACCAAGAACGGCGCCCTCTTCGGCGAGGCCCTGATCCTCGCCCGGCCCCATGACCACTTCCGCTGGCACATGAAGCAGCGGGGCGCGGTCCTGGCTAAGGGGCGGCTGCTGGGCATCCAGTTCGAGGCGCTGCTCAAAGATGGCCTCTACTTCGACCTGGGCCGGCATGCCAACGCCCTGGCCGTCCGCCTGCGGGACGGCATGGCGGCTGTGGGGGTTCCCTTCCCGGTGCACTCCCCCTCCAACCAGCAGTTCCCGGTGCTGCCCAACGGCGCCGTGGCGGCCCTGGAGGCCAAAGGCTACGGCTTCGAGGCGGACCACGCCGTGGATGAGGAGCACACCTGCGTCCGCTTCGTCACCAGCTGGGCCACGCCCCCGGAGGCGGTGGAGCAGCTGCTGGCGGACCTGGGCGAGATCCTGAGCGAGAACTGA
- a CDS encoding sigma-70 family RNA polymerase sigma factor produces MDDRTLLDLLDRDPNAAMEALLVRYGPLLRYVVGGVLRDPQDAEDCCSAVTELLWRRLGDYDPARGSLTAWLTALARNTALNHLKAKLRRQRHLAEPEAETVHGDTPEDALLRQEQAERLQGAIARLSETDRKLFYRRYYYLQPVAQIAAEMGMTERAAEGRLYRLRQRLRRELGGDAP; encoded by the coding sequence ATGGACGACCGCACGCTGCTGGACCTGCTGGACCGGGACCCGAATGCCGCCATGGAGGCCCTGCTTGTCCGCTACGGTCCCCTGCTGCGGTACGTGGTGGGCGGCGTCCTCCGGGATCCCCAGGACGCCGAGGACTGCTGTTCCGCCGTGACGGAGCTCCTCTGGCGGCGCCTGGGAGACTACGACCCGGCCCGGGGCAGCCTCACCGCCTGGCTCACCGCCCTGGCCCGGAACACCGCGCTGAACCACCTGAAGGCCAAGCTCCGCCGCCAGCGGCATCTGGCGGAGCCGGAGGCGGAGACGGTCCACGGCGACACCCCCGAGGACGCATTGCTCCGCCAAGAGCAGGCGGAGCGGCTGCAGGGGGCCATCGCCCGCCTCAGCGAGACGGACCGGAAACTCTTCTACCGCCGCTACTACTATTTGCAGCCCGTAGCCCAGATCGCCGCGGAGATGGGTATGACGGAGCGCGCCGCAGAGGGCAGGCTCTACCGCCTGCGCCAGCGTCTGCGCCGGGAGTTGGGAGGTGACGCGCCGTGA